Within Wyeomyia smithii strain HCP4-BCI-WySm-NY-G18 chromosome 2, ASM2978416v1, whole genome shotgun sequence, the genomic segment TCATAAATCATTCAAAGTATTGTCCATTGCTATTTGTCCAACTATATCCCATCTTTCGGGTAAAGCTCAAATACCGTTACAAGAAGGTGTTCGTTGTGCTTTCATAACTATAAGCAGAAATACTGATCAGTCAGATCATGTGCCTTCGAACAAAACAAGAGATACTCGGACCGTGCAATATCTGCGGAAAACGGCGAGTATGGTAGTATTTCCCATTTGAGCGTTTCTATgcaatttttaacaactttggcagtatgaaatcgagcgttgtcatgcagtagaatcactttgtCGTGCCTCTGTTTATATCATGGCCATTTTTCGCTTTTCAATCAATAACACCGACTTGGTCCTGCAAAATTCACAGCATAACTTTCGTAGCGTACGTCCCCATGAGGTTCTTTTCTTTGGGTTTctgtaatgaatccattttaCATTACGCGTTACAATGTGATGTAGAAAACCCTTCCTTTTCTGTCGCTGAAGCATTTGTTCACAGGCGGGAAAGAGACGCTCTTTAAAACAATTTAAATTACCTTCTATAAACCAATGGAACCAATCACAGCATGTTGTTTCACTTGGGGCAGCATCTCCGGGAACATTTTTCTGCCACCGTTTTCtttgaataagaaaaaaaacgcTTGTCCCTTCCCCACAGTTGGCACCAAGAAGCTCGATTATCTCACATccatgtcacgaacgtcataCACATACATTTCgtttgaagccgtttttctctggctctctggctcgattatacgtcaaaaggctgtcagtgcttgcgaaacagccaaTTAAGCACCGTCcgtgcgagatcaactgttgctgcaaagTGTGTAAAaatgcagaaagcgaaaaacgattgttttgttttgaacgttttatggattttgtgcaggacataaatggtcaagttcaaacatgtttcaacacgttccggaTAGCCTTACAtccaatatagttagaagcacgcagAAAATCCGTACAgcaacacatgcggcacaatgaacggagcttatgactatatttccaacagtagcgccatcatcatcggcggcggcttcaggaagcTGTtgtcatgacatcggtctggatTATCTAGGACTTGGTTATTCGAAGAAAATGGTTCGGTTATCCATAGTTAGTTGTTTTTATTCAATTTCGGATTTTGCCTTTAAAGCTATATTCTGCGTAAACTCAATATATGCATATAACGTTTGCGGTtaaaaaactaacaaaaattgccgatttttcataggTTTACCTTAAATCGCACTGatgaaactactcatgcatcatcaatcatagtaacccatgagttagcaaaaaaaaaattgaccgctctatcagtcaaactcttaCTGCGCGttcgcgttcaaagaacggtaccccaccACGTCAAAagcggacatcgtgcggcactttgtggacgctggGTATGCTCgatccggcatctacaacatcttgacactatcggacaacgatcagagcatcgaaaaaaaGCCCGGTTCCAGAcagccaacgaccctgagcgacaagaagctttaaAGGATGCTGGAgagaaagaccgagggaaaagtggctaaatcgctgcgtgctcttggccgggaggttggtgcatgcggtaaaacaatgaaaaagtatctggagaacatggacatacatgtcaggaagcagcagtcccgtccactggtctcggagctgcaggcaatgacgcagcgacagcggttcaataagatggtcaagtcgattttcccggcgaatcgcgacgtcacagtggtgatggacgacaagacttatctcaccctggatggcatcgactggcagggtacttcgtatttcacctctcccacgaaggaagtgaactccgaggtgaaatttattctacaccaagttccccaagaaggtgttgCTTtgactgacaatcagcgagaaggggatgtcaaagccgcccttctttcgctccgggctggccgtgaatggggaaatttatagtaggaagtgcctgccagaagttatgtcgtttatcaagaaataccatcagggcgaagacacggtgttctggccagatttggcgtcggctcactgctcgaagcgatcgttggaggaaatGAAGCGgctggtaccgaagtcggcgaatccgcccaacgaaaaaaaaaaacgaagaaagcgcttaaaaacatgcctgcacgcatgttttcgtccgccatggcgaatgttccggttaactgccggaaggccgctcgcaagggcgtagaatttttatttgcaaataagataatacccaagtaaccaaaagttcggataacagtatcatgaatagaattctatacAGCTCAGTTTTTAAGTAACtaaccgtactttcaagttcGCATTTGTTGAATTAATTTcgagtagcatgcaaagcagtttctaaaccgaactagaaagttcacattaagttcggttaggtcgctgaacagagcgctattcagcttgaaaagaaaacttcaaaatacttaaaataaaaattaacttgcaatttttcaattctctCACTCATCATTCGTGTTGCTTCATCAATCCCATGATAATCATTTACTGAAGAAATTTAGATCAGAAGAATAATGTCTGGCTCCATTTATTAttcgatttcatattttttttgcaacttactacaccgagcttcgaactcgagtcctccctctttgaagcctagattcataccactgctccgttcccgctatatgagaccagcatcgattttactcgatgtgctgatttctcttcGTTACCTACACGTTCATGGCTAGAAACATACCGGGTCTCTCTTTCAGCTTGAAAGATCAGATAAAGTACAGGCGGAACCTCATGCGAACTAGGAAGttcagaaaaggctgacgcggaactttttctgaactttcaagttcaAAAGAAGTACGCGCGGAACGCAATGTGAACTTAAGTCTGacagttctctagtttgttttgattttgctgcagttcgtttgtaatgtaattgagaaaggttgtgtacgcaatattttccttccaaacgttaactgaaattttattctggtaagcagtatatacaaaatatgataaatgttcaaaattaataaaaaacttTTTCGGTCAATAGATATGCTATGTGCCACAGTCGAAACGACGAACGCCTTGGAACACGCAACTCTCGGTGGTGTCCGAGCAATGGATTCGGACCTCCAAAACCGGCAACATCATGCTGTGGCCTGTGgcctaaataaaaaaacacccaAGATTTGGGCAAATTGCTCATGGATGAAAGCATCACGCACAGCAAATGTCTAACAGGAATTCACAGCTTACATccggtatattttttcttttgacctGCACATTCATGAGTATCTAAATTCATAATTGATTTCCTGTAAAGTAACAAAAGAAAGTGTTTAGATAGAGAAACCTTTAAGCATCCTAATATTACCTATTGGAATCATAGATTTGTTGTCTTTTTGCCATTAATTTAGATAATAAAATTCCGATGATAATAAAACAGACCACTTTTTTATTGCttttgaaaaactcattttttatcactaatcTTGAAGCAAACTTCACTTTCGCCAAAGTAGAGTAAACCACGAGTCAGAACTTAACATGAACTTTGAAGTGGAAATGGAGTACGACATAGACTtctcctgaactttcgtgctgattaaaggtacggataaaatgctaaccgaactttaatttccggcGGCTTTaaggttcacgtgtgaacttcaAGGTTCCAATGAAGAGGAGCAAGCAGCTTCTCCTGAACCTTCgtgctgattagaagtacggatgaaatgctaaccgaacttgaattctaagggttttgaagttcacgtgtgaactttatgtgaactttaaggttccaaTGAAGAGTATTAAGCAGCTTCTACTGAACTTTCAtgctgattagaagtacggataaaatgttaaccgaactttaatttccgggggttttgaagttcacgtgtgaactttatgtgaactttaaggttccaaTAAAGGGGAACAAGCAGCTTCTCATGAACTTTTAAGTTGCTTTCAGGTATAGacggtactttatttagaatgaagttcggtttgtGAGTAATGAGTCTTGTTGTTCAGCAAGAAAGTTCCGCGGAACCAAATCCAAACCCTATGTGAACTTTTAAGTCCGTTTGTTAAGTGAAATTCGAACTTCTGGTTGCTTGGGTATAATTACCaataatgggaaatttatccaactcaattatctgtcttagttttttttcatcaccatctgaaaaagtccattttttaccgcaaacgttagcatAAAGTATCGACAAATCATTCAACTTGCGTCATTTGGATCAATCGCTTTTAAACAATCACTTTTAaccattttgatatttggtttaGAAAATTTTGATGGCACAAAAGACGAGATGTTGTGTTGAAAATATAAGGCGATAGAAGTTTTGATTTCTTCTGTATTATGAATTTATATCCTTCTTATGTTTATTTTCTATCGAAAGAAGTATTTGCAATAAAATAAGAAATTCCTCATCGAGTCCAACTTATTGATATATACCTACTCGATGCAATCATAATTTAATATGAACCTTTGAAACAAGCGACACACATATTTCATGACAAAGATTGTCTTGTCTTTTACTTTATTAAGAACTCATGTATTTTAGAAgacatttaatttaaatttgtattttgaatactaaaaaaaagcaaagccttggtgctacattccgatttggaacttgaccttctgtttactatacacagacttcgcagccaactgttaagtgtacaggacaactgcggggctagcgctacgatcctactgacaccaacagtctctcccaagtcaagactcgaacctacgacgactggcttgttaggccagcatcgtacctcaagaccagctggggaggcattTTGAatactaatagtttcaaaaaaaaaaaaatttcaacaagacGGGCATGGCTTGATAACAAAAGCACacacaaatataatttttatattttaaatgtatGGACTTTGGAGAACTAATGCTCTTTTCGAATCACAGTGATAATTTTTCTTACATTGAATATGTTCTTGTATCAAAATGTTTAcgaatttaacagcgaaacgaatttcggataaaaaaaccatgttagttttagtaggtATTGGATATAGTttgagctcgtagtcggcagcgaggataaaaaatttgcctttatcTTATAAGATAtattagaccataaggcattataTATAGGCTCCGTAAAACTTTAATTTGTATTgcaccgtgtcaaataaatgttgtgtgaacaaaaaaaaatgtttccgtAGAAAAAAACACTGTAAATTAGACACATCGTTCGATTCTCGATAAGGTGCGGTAAACTTAATATGGAATCGCTGAAAAAAGTATATTATTcgaagtaaaaaaatatataaaaattaacCAAAATATGCCCACGTGGCATTGTTTGTGAGGCGTTCCCATTATTGTTACTATTATAGAATTGTTCTAAAttagataaacaaaactcacaTTGCCTTTCTCGTGTATCACACCCCGCCTCAGGTCTTCGGGACCGTGAATATCCTTACACCCCTGCAGCAGCACATTGTCCAAAAGAGGTGGCATTAGGCAGCAGTATTTCGGATGCTACAacgaaattattgaaattaccACGTAAAATTCTATCTGCTGCATCAACCCACAACATTCAGTGGCGGACGAGTGCAATCGATGGCTGCCTCAATTGCCATGACCCGGGAGTAGTCAAGTGTAACCACAAGCGTCGTCGATAAAAGAACAACGACCCGGAAGCTGGTTTCTCGAGATACCgacgtttttatttgtttgtaacTGTGCCCTACCATCACCGCAGCCAACGTCAACATCACCGGATCTCCTGACATGCTGATTTCGCACTGATTTTACGACTACACAAACTTTGTCTCACTTTGAGTTCCGCCCAATCGTACTGATTCTGCTAGAATGATGGGACGATGAATGAAAGCTAGGTATTTTAGTTATAACGATTGGCAAATTGATGGTTTTTACTGCATTTATTTGTTGTGTGTGAATAAAGTAATTTATTGGCTTTTTGTGAATTATTTAGGCATTTTGAGACCGATAATGACGGGTGTTTTAGCTTGTTATGACCTATGTCGCAGCTAGAATTGCTCGACTAAATTTAGACTCTCCGATTCGTGCGTGACGAGCGCATTGTATTGAAGCATCATACCGTTTTATGGGTCAATATCGTTTCCACAATGTGAGGTGTAATGTATTGGGCAATAACTTGATTAAATACTCGTTGTAAAAACCATATCATCAGAATAGTCGAAAGCTTTGAATTGTGGGAGTATACAAATTTAAACAGTTCGATTCAGCCAACAAGTAGACACAACCGAATGCATAACTCTTAGGCGCATTTCTATAATGGATGCGGCAAGTTTCGTATCTCTGGGTATGCAATTTTCTTTTTGATTATTCATCGATTCACGATTACtcgatgaaatttgaaaaaaaaaaaaacattttaagttttcctatttattttttatatcttAAGCTGGGCATTTTTATAACATATTGAACAAGCATATCTATCTTAACAcgttaatgaaaaataaaaaccgttgcTTTTAATAATAACCATCACTGGTGGCAGTAACATCAGCATCTTACTGAATATTTTCCATAGATTCATCATCCTGCGTGCTGGTATCCTCGCCAGCCATCATAATTGTTGCCACATCCCCAAGTGATTTGTAAGGACATCCTTGCATTAAGTGTCCTTTTGCCATATTACATCCTTCACTTTCGTACCACGAATTCGATGGACAGCGCTGAAATTACCCGGATTGTTTTCTCACATAATGCCCACCAATTGTGCTAAAAAACATCATACCGAAAATATCTGCGTATTCAGGCAGTCTTCAAAAACTTCACTCTCCTGTTGACAAATTTTCATCGTTTGATCGTCACGGATTTGACGCCCAATAGCAGCCGTTATCCTATTCTTACAAAGTTTCATTGCACCTGCTATCACGCTTTTCCAGGGCGGATTTTTACCATCCCCTAGCTGTCGTGGTCTGAACAAACGGACATCGTTCACCCGGTCATCCACTAGAGTAATCACAATTTTATACATTCCACCTCTAGCAGTGCACTGTAAAAATCCACACGTAATAAATATTGAAGCTATTAAAATGTACCAAACTCACCGATGATTTCTCTTCTCGGTAGTTGTCTACCTCGGATGTGGAAAAACGGCGCGGTCTTAGAATGTAATGATTTACCCACTGTGGGCGGGTGCAGCATTCATTTGGATTTGGGAGATTTTCATGAGTGTAGCAAGTTTCTTTGCTAGAGTCATCGAAAACATCGCCTGCACTGACAAAATTAACAACAAAGAATGCCAAACCGAAAGCGCAAATTAAATTCATTCTGGGACTTTTTGTAATAGTACTTGTCGATAAATTGTAACGGAACTAATGTTCTTAATATTTCATTGGTCATTTTTATAGCTATTCTACAAAGTGTCATCCGACACGCTATTTACTATACTATCTCCACATTATCGGATAGTTCAAatgtagggtatcggctctattatcgtcacgTTTGTCCAATTATTGTCCGGGAGATTAATGAAGTCATACAGAACAAATCTTTTTCAAGAAGATGCCCTGCATTATGAAAAACCATCATGCAAGCAATTAACTttctaggacatcatttactCTCCTGACGATAATAGATCCGGTACccttaaaaaatcaaacaacgcCGACTGTCGCTAATTCAACAACAGATAATCTATTTAATTACAGAAAAATAAATTATGGTTTACGTTACGTCGATTCGTGAAATGGTATCAATAAATATAATATAGAGGGATCCACTCCAATATTCCTCTCATTAGGCCGACGTTCGCGGAGAATGtatcactcaaaatatttttcacgttattgttacgtgaaatttcctgtacttattcattttctgtcattttgcatgatttatgtgacagaCATAACatttacgtgaaaatcacatgcatactatgttttatcacgtagcatctacgtcaacttggcaacgtcaaacagaatgaagtattgcgtgaactctccgtgcgaaaatacacagaaatcaaaatggcgaagctgttgtctgattcagTCTTTGAACATGAAAGGAATTCCTCGATTACTTCCCAATAAGCgagctttagaaaaaccataagagtccggcatcgagatttcacacagattcagttcaaattgcAATTCCTGagcataaacagttgcagctaacagtgatGATCGCCAACGAATGTCGCAATATCATGTTGCTATTTTGTAtgtcgtttaattcatttacgaattttgcatgcccgtgcgacttatcaagcaacatatttgaataatttctgaaaactattcctagtctctaaggaatttgggaaaccacaaatgaaaattatacgttgtataaaacgtaGAACCTATCAGACATTTAAATGCTTTTtactttaccggtagttaaattctacgcgaaactcacatgaaatgcatatgtctactgaataagatacacaagataaatcatctcaccagttcatgatgaactcaaatgacaatcacgtaaaatctacatgaaaatgacagtggaaaatattcacataacttttccggtaattataacgttagaaatattttgagtgtaaggATTCAACACTAAAATTCCtcggaataaataaatttttccaatatttcgtTGAATGAACATTTTCAAATCACTGCTTCAATATTCATGCAGTCAAAGCTCCAAAATTGTTTATTCTATTCTTAAAAAAACGTGGTCTCAACGTCGTggtaggttacctaggttaccgatGATGTACGTACTTCACGTCGCGTCGGTGTGCGTATCCAAAATCAAAccgctgcacagtggggcgactccatacaaaggctggccaagcaaaaaaagtgtcgataaatgcgacaaaaacttggtatttacataattttggggcgctgaacacgaatttggcatccattttttgtttggggccgtccataaagcacgaaacccaatttataatattttttggcactttttccttttttatagaattatatgatctttgaccacaagtaattccaccgggcgtcctccccattgaaaaaaaaaatcgtaatttatggacgacccctcgaactaaacaaattttgcctgaatatatatatatatttttatatatttttttttataaactaaaacaaaataagtaatacaaactaattaaaaattgaaaaagtcatcatcatcagcatcatcttccgctgatcgcttaaatcttgtgttgaattgtttccagaaaatttgaagttcattatacttatcagcaggaaaaatgtctttcgctgcaatttacatttcttctagtaattttcgatgtttcattgtttcatatatatgttatcttcctaatccggtttctatggttgtaagaggacatttaaatacatgtataacaccatgaattgacaacttactagacatttaATTAGATGGTGCCGATGAAgatgaaggctccataataaaattcaacgaatttatgaatttgaaaaccaagacactggaatgacacaacgttctaaatgaatacgaaatatACGAAGAgtgacgactgttctttgtttttttctcataaagcaaaatgtgtgctttacttttgtatgcaaacgagtgcgaagtaAAGCAaccttcaaacgggctattgttagccggagtttgatggtatgaataatgaattgctgctagtatttgacacttcaatcagtttagcgaatttcatgatcataaattgaaaagggctgaatgtttttaatattgttttaaatttgcagatagtgataaagtttgacataattaaaatttcataaagatttgtttactgttttcttgtttaacacttattatataacttttcattgataaattttgtgatttttgcccaaatttataatttatccttacggattgagtacgatatcataaattttcattattggggtatcatggttatgattaaaattaatcctggatggaatttcaacttcaaaaataaaaactaaaaaagtcTGCTAttacttttttcactaaagtgacaatttgcgcagttttgcgctacagcggacagtatgcatttgaaagcttatgtTTTAACCTACATTttaaatgtagtcacaaccgtggcaaactgcggcaaatgaacttttaagctacttttctacaaaaaatcacattttttttagtttttttcagtgtcaggcctactataaccaaactttacaatatctaatgaagagggtttgttttgcacaatatttacaacaacttttcttttgacatcaaaaaaatccaagctatcattgaagttacagagcgtttcaaagtaatatactttttttcaaaaaaagacaaaaaacgtcagttcgccaagctttgaaaagtcattaaaaattcagatttcatgatattgcgcccaaattttggatttagacacttaaatgttatagcaataaagaaaaaatattataaaacagctaacgaaaaaatttttttttggctgatggccagcgattccccactgtgcgctgtagagctgtcaattttaaCATTGAGCTTGTTTGCTGgacaaaaacaataaattttggtAAATTTTGGTGTTGGTATGGTACTGTTCAGGAATAACTTTTATTCAAAAAGATAGCATTAGTTGTTTATAGGAACAAAGAATTGTACAGCCCCTCTACACTTATGGGTCAGTGAACGTGAAGCCTGAATGTTTAAAAATCGTTCGTTGCATTTCCGTGCAAAAGTATCAAAAACAGTCCATCAAtggcagacagtgtgtgcagttgGGGAAGATAAAAATGAGCGAACTGTAAATAtgacttggaaaaatataccgcatccagacgcaatatcaacaaaattttcacaattaataTCGTTTTAGTTTTTGCGGTgcagctaccccgcggactacaaaCAAAGTGACAGCTCTGTGACCTCTGGTATTAcacacaccattgcaactgctcggaaagtgttttttttttctcagctgcaaagtgtagtaCGGGACGGTAtatgccgtaaaaacgaattcgacataagtgtCTCTTTCCTCAATGCACCGATCAAGATTATTATTCTTTACTTGGTAAATTGAAAACACTGCAATCACCTAGATAAAAGAGGCAGTAAAACTATAGCTTGATACCGAGGGTGTTGTGGGTGGTGAAGCTGAGGAGAGTGAGCAATCATTACTCCCCACTGAGTGTAAAGTCAAAAATTGGTTGCAATAGCAAACAGCGTTTCCGAATGAGAACATAGGCGGAGCTACCAGTAAAAACTCATCTCCAGCAAAAGAGCCGAAGAAGTTGTCTAAAATTGAGAAACTTAAAGCCCTATTGGAGGCAGAATTTATTCATCGTGACGTCGCACATAGGGGTTTTTGAGTGCAAAAGTTGGAATAAATTGCAAAActtaaaattattattgaatcCCCATAATTATTACCACTAGATTCATAGATAGTGGGGGTTTCCCATGGCAACTATTTTGcttcaatttgttttgttcgGGGCTCACAACAGCTGTCAAACTAGAAGGCAAAAGCAAAGCAGATTTTGAATacgaaattttttgattttttcggTGGAATTTATAATATTGGTGATTTTATTCGGCCTGTTTCAAATATGGTTCTTCGAATGAAAGGTATGCATtaagttttgaacattttagatGGAGGGTTTGGTGTCTTGTTGACTGTATATTTTACATTGCCAATTATGGATATTTTACCTTCCGAACTgagtttcaaaattgtttttttcaatgttctggaCGTTTCTGTGCACAAACAAACTTGTTTTTGAGTAGATACGAGTGTCCTTGAACACGTCCAGAAAGAAAATCTTGCGCATTTGTGATAtattataattttatatttataacacagtgcaacaaaaattgactttttttctgccttggcttctatatatccagctttccacgagcggtaatggcggatggatttgacattcaatgtaggttgtcaaactatagttcattggatatttccaTTGAA encodes:
- the LOC129725413 gene encoding general odorant-binding protein 67-like translates to MNLICAFGLAFFVVNFVSAGDVFDDSSKETCYTHENLPNPNECCTRPQWVNHYILRPRRFSTSEVDNYREEKSSCTARGGMYKIVITLVDDRVNDVRLFRPRQLGDGKNPPWKSVIAGAMKLCKNRITAAIGRQIRDDQTMKICQQESEVFEDCLNTQIFSRCPSNSWYESEGCNMAKGHLMQGCPYKSLGDVATIMMAGEDTSTQDDESMENIQ